DNA from Aggregatimonas sangjinii:
GACTTACGCTTGGTTGAAAGACCAGGATAAAACCAGACCGATTCAATATGAACAATCGATGGAAGAGGCAAATACCGACATTGTTTGCCCAATGTACCCTACCCCAGAGCATATAGAAAACTATGCCGAAAATCGTGGGGACCGACCCTATATTATGTGCGAGTACAGCCACGCCATGGGCAACAGCAACGGCAGTCTCAAGGAATACTGGGATTTGATTCGCCAGTATGATTGCCTACAAGGCGGTTTTATTTGGGATTGGATGGACCAAGGCCTGATTGCCAAGAAAAATGGCTCACCATATTGGGCCTTCGGTGGTGATTTCGGACCTTCTGATACTCCCAGCGATGGAAATTTTTGCATCAACGGGTTGCTATGGCCCGACCGAACGCCAAAACCAGCACTCGAGGAGGTAAAAAAGCTGTATGCACCTGTGCAGATAACTTGTATGAATGCTCAAGAGGGAAGATTGAAAGTAACCAACGAATTACTTTTCACCACACTGGATCATTATATACTGCAATGGAATATTTCTTCCGAGGATGGAATATGCACTAAGGGAAAAACAAACATCTCCCTTTCCGCCAATGACAGCATACTGCTTCGGTTGCCCTATGACCTTTCTGCCTTGAACGACAAATTCGATTGCTATTTGAATATCGTGATATTCGATACGGAGGTTCCCACAAAGATTTTGGCCAGTGAACAATTTCAAGTCATCCAAAGAATAATTAAACAAGTACCAGATGGCAACAAAGGAAGAAGCCTAAATACGTACAACAACCCATATATTGAACTTTCCGACAATCTCATAAAATTACAAGTAGATAGGAAAACCGGTCTTTTGGCTTCCATGGTCGGCAACAATCATGAATTTTTGACCGCTCCGGTTACCCCCATATTTTGGCGTCCTCCCAACGACAACGATTTTGGATGGAAAATGCCGGCACTATGCGGGTACTGGCGGCATGCTATGAAAGCCGCCCGATTGGTTTCCGTGGTCGGGAAATTGAATAGTATTCTCGTCAAATTCGATTTGGGCCATGGTGATGCCGAACTAGAACTCACCTACCGATTGGTAGCACCTAAAAGATTGGGAATTACCACAGAATTACAGATTCTACGACCACTACCGCTATTACCCCGATTTGGCCTTCACTTTACCTTGCCCGCTTCATTTTCCAAATTAGATTGGTACGGTCGCGGCCCGTTCGAAAATTATTCCGACCGTAAATATGCCGCGCATGTGAATCACTACAAAGCAAAGGTTGCCAATCAGTATGTGCCCTATATCTCGAATCAAGAAAACGGGGCAAAGCAGGATTGCACGTGGGTACGATTACAGGATACCCAGCAAAAGCAACTAACCATACGCAGCGATGAAACCTTTGGTTACAGTGCTTTGCAGTACAGTCCGTTTCAGTTGAATAGAACCGAACGGGATAAAGGAAGATATTACGAGCTTGAAAAAGACGAAAATGTGCATTTATGTGTTGATCATGTACATATGGGCGTTGGTGGTATCGATTCTTGGTTGTCGACTCCTTTGGACCACTATCTTTTGACGGCCAAGAGGTATTCTTTTCATATATTTATCGAAATCGACTAAGCAACCGGCCACTATGGAAAGTACCATTTCGAACATCGACATTGGCATTGTAATCTCCTATTTCCTAGTGGTACTCTTTATAGGACTATGGATTTCGCGCAAAACAAAAACGGGCGAAGACTTATTTCTGGGTGGGCGAACCTTTGGTTGGGGAATTATCGGCCTCTCTTTATTTGCTTCCAATATTTCGGGCTCGACCATTGTCGGTCTGGCCGGAGCTGCCTACACGACCGGAATCTCAAATTCCGTCTATGAATGGATGTCTGGAATCCCGTTAATTGTCGCGGCCTTGATTTTTATACCACTCTATTTAAGAAGTCAGATTACGACCATACCCGAATTTCTTCAACTTCGCTTTGATAGAAGGTCGCAGAAATTTTTCTCGATTATCACCATTTTTAGTACTATCATGATTGAAACTGCCGGTGCTCTTTACGCGGGTAGTTTAATATTGCAAACGTTTTTTCCCGATTTGGTGATGTGGCAAACGTCGTTGGTGTTGGCTGTGGTAGCCGGTATTTATACGGCCGGCGGCGGTTTGAAAGCGGTGGTATACACCGATGCCATACAAGCGATCATACTCATAATCGGCTGTGGGGTCATTTCATGGATTCTTTTTGGAAAGTTGGACTACGATTGGAGTAAGGTGCTTGCTGCCGCTCCGGAAGGTCATTTTTCCGTGGTACGACCAATGGAGGATGAAGGATTGCCATGGCCCGGTCTTTTAATGGGTGTACCCTTTCTAGGCTTTTGGTACTGGTCTACCAACCAATATATCATTCAACGGGTATTAGGGGCAAGAGATATTCAACAAGCGCGTTGGGGCGTAATATTGGCGGGTTTCCTCAAGGTCATTCCGTTGTTTATCATGGTTTTCCCAGGGGCGATGGCCATCAGTCTATATCCTGATATTGCGAATGGTGATGCCGTTTTTCCGACCTTGGTCACCAAGGTATTGCCTGTAGGCCTGGTCGGTTTGGTTTTGGCAGGCGTTATTTCAGCGATCATGTCAAGTGTTGATTCTGCGTTGAATTCTTCCTCTACCCTATTGGTTATCGACTTTATCAAACCGATCAAAAAGAATCTAACTGAAAAGGATATCGTCAAATACGGTAGGATAAGCACCTTGATTTTTATGGTGATCGCGGCACTATGGGCCCCCCAAATTCAAAATTTTACGGGTCTATGGGATTACCTACAACAAATGTTCTCTATCATCGTACCGCCAATTGCGGTCATTTTTCTTGTTGGAGTATTTTTTAAAAGAGGAAATGGCGATGGGGCATTTTGGACTTTGGTCATTGGAACATTGGCCGGTATTGCGCTTTTCGTGTTGGAACAATTTGACCTCTGGCACCTTCATTATACCATGAACGTCGGTCTGATGATTTTACTTTCGACAGTTATCTTTGTCGCGGTAAGTCTACTGACCACTGCACCGGATGCCGAGAAGATAAAATTACTTACCTATAGGAGGGAATTATTGATGGACGGTTTTCAGAATGTGCCCTGGTACAAAAACTACCTATACCAAATCGTAGTGCTGGTCATTATTATTACCTACATTCTAATTTGGTTGTGGTAAATTAACCCCAGGGCGAGCCTTGGAACAACTTGCCCGACAGCAGTCATGCCCGCCTGCCGGTCGGACAGCTTCAAATCTCGATTATCTAGTAAAACCGTGAAACTGAAATGAGCGAACCCAAACAGACCCGAATCAACAAATACCTTAGCGAAGTCGGGTACTGCTCACGCCGTGCCGCGGATAAGCTTATCGAGCAAGGTAGGGTAATGATCAACGGGAGAGTACCCGAAATGGGCACCAAAATTACCGATGGTGATGAAGTTCGTGTAAACGGGCAACTTATTACCGAGCCAAAGGAAAAACCGGTCTACCTCGCTTTCAACAAGCCCATTGGTATCGTATGCACCACAGATTCCCGCGTTGAAAAGGATAACATCATCGATTTTATCAACTATCCCAAACGTATTTTTCCTATCGGCAGGCTTGATAAGCCCAGCGAGGGACTCATCTTTTTGACCAACGACGGCGACATTGTGAACAAGATCCTACGCGCTCGAAATCAGCATGAAAAAGAATATATCGTAACCGTAGATAAACCTATTACGCAACAATTCCTGCAACAAATGCGCAATGGTATCCCGATTTTAGATACCGTAACAAGAAAATGTGAAGTTGAGCAGTTAGATGTTCACGAATTCAAAATTATTCTGACCCAAGGGCTGAACCGGCAGATAAGACGCATGTGCGAGTATTTGCACTACAACGTTACAAAACTGAAACGTGTGCGGATCATGAACGTTAAACTAGACGTTCCCGTCGGGAAGTGGCGTCATCTGACCGATATGGAGATGGAAGAAATCAACCGCTTGGTGGCGCATTCTTCAAAGACTTTTGACGGTTAGCTAGGCATCCCCCTACATAAAGAGACAGCCTTCAGATGGGTATCCGCTATATTTGAGCGACTTAAAAAATGTTATGAACTGGGTAATCGTGCTCTTTCTCTTTTTCGTTTTTCTGGGCGTGCTGCTCTCGATATTGTTTCTTTTAAAAAGAAAAGGAAACAAGTTCGCCAATCGAATTCTCGCCCTATATACCTTCTTGTTCGCTTTTGAAATGTTGAATAATTGCCTGCGCTGGTCGCAATGGCTGTACACTAGGGAATTCATTCATCTAGACTTGACCCATTTTCCACTTTGGACGATTTACGGGCCATTGCTGTTTATATACGTTCGCAACGTGCTGAAAGGAACACATTTTCGAATTACAGATCTGCTGTTTCTAATTCCTCCGTTCGGTATCATCGCGTTGGTATCCCCTTTCTACTTATTGGATACCACGACCAAAGTAGAAGTTGTCACCGCTGGACGCACCTGGGATTATGCAATTTTCCCTAGCTACGCCATATGGCTCGTGATAGCGTTGATGTTTTTCTACGCCTTACTTACCTATTTTACCTTCGGACAGCATCGACGTTTGGGCTTTCGGGAAAATCGTTGGCTAAAGTGGTTCGTAGCTTCGTATTCGGGTTTCGCATTTGCCTTTGCCCTCTATATTTTCTTGGTGCGTTTTCAGTTGATGGATGCTTCCTACGATTACCTGGTAGATATCGCCATCGTATTTTTTATCGGGATGCTAGCCTTCTTCGGATTTGTGCAGCCAGAGGTTTTCGAAGGGAAATCCATAGAAAAAATACTTCCTTTTGTCAAATACAGAAAGACGGGGCTGTCGGATGCGCTTTCGCTGGAAATGAAACACAAACTTATCCGCATTATGGAAACTGAAAAACCCTACCTCAACCACGAACTTCGACTGGACGATTTATCACGTTTAATGAATCTTTCAAGAAATCATACCTCCCAAATCGTAAACGAGCACTTTAACCTCTCCTTTTTTGATTTTATCAATAAATATCGGGTAAAAGATGCCAAAAATCTTTTGATGAACAACGAGTTGAACAAACTGACCACGACCCAAATCGCCTACGATGTCGGGTTCAACAACCGGGCTTCGTTCTACAAAGCCTTTAAAAAATTCACCGAATACAACCCATCGGCCTATCTTGAACAGGCCACGGGTTCTTGAGTCAGGCCTTAGTGACCAGGAGCAAACCATTCAAGAGAACGGTACGCAACAAATGTTCAGGCACCAGTCCAACCACGGATGATTTTGAAACAAATCAGTTAAACGAGTAAGATCATCCTGAAATTTTATCGCCCAAAACTGTAAGGGTTTATAGAAAGAGACACTATTTATAACATATGTCATTACTTTCAACTCATAAAACAGGATTCAAAAGAGAAAATGAAACTTTTTCAAATGGGTATACTGCTATTCCTAATCACGTGCTGCTCCGAAAAAGAGTCGGTAACACAGGTGCAGGAATTGGATAGTAATGGAGGCAAACTGGCCGCTGGTTGTCCGGATGCCCAGTATGACGATTGGCGGAGCTCTGAATACGTATTGCCCTATCGCGTCGGTGAGTCCTATGTGGTCAATTTAAGTCATTGTGCCGGTTCGTACCACAGTGTCGGTCAACCCGATCAATTTGCGATAGATTTCGAGATGCCCATCGGAACGTCCATAATGGCAGCGAGAGACGGACGCGTAGTGTACGTTGAAACTTCCGGCAGGGATGGTGGTTTTCCTAATAATGTCGTGGTTGTAAGGCATAACGATACTACCTTTGCCCAATACATGCATTTAACGCAAGATGGGGCATTCGTACGCGTGGGCGACACTATTCAACAAGGGCAGGAAATCGCTTTAAGTGGTAATACAGGCCTCGCCGGGTATCCACATTTGCATTTTGTAGTCACCCAGGGAGATTATAATTATCCGTACATATCGATTCCGACAACCTTTAAAAATACGGTTTCAAACGAAAGAAGTTTAGCTTCTTGGACGAGATATACAGCGTTATCCTATTAGCGTCCCGCATAATCATAAATAATATTAACACAAATAATAGATTAAAAATCTTAACTTTATAAGTAGTAGTCATTTAAAATCAATTGTCATGAAAACAAAACAAATATATCATCGCCTAAAGTCCGTTTATGCAGCGGGGCTGTTCGCCATTCTGCTTTTGGGAGGAACCCAGGTCGCCCTCGGGTTTCAAGAGCAACAACAAGAAACGACCCTAAAACAATACAAAGGGGAGGTACTGGACGCAGATACCAAGCGACCCTTGGTCTTCGCCACACTTTCTTTAGAAGGTACAAATGTAAGTACGGTGAGTAATACTGAAGGAGAGTTCGCGCTCAAGATTCCTAAAGAAATTACGGAAGGTAGTGTTAAGGTCTCTTTTTTGGGGTACAAGTCGAAATCCATTCCCTTGGCACAATTTTCGGCCGAAGACAACCAGATTTTTATGGAGGTGTCGGTTTTGAAACTTACCGAAGTGAATCTAAGCATCCCGAAAGATGCCAGGGCCCTCGTAAAAGAAACGTTGAAACGAAAGGGAGAGAATTATTTTGACGACCCGACCTTAATGACCGCATTTTACAGGGAGACCATTAAAAAGCGAAGAAAGAACGTCTCGCTTTCCGAGGCCGTTGTCAATATTTACAAGACGCCCTATGACTCCGATCGAAGGGACGCCATGCAGCTGTATAAATCGAGAAAGAGTACAGACTATTCCCGTATGGACACCGTTGCGCTGAAACTGCAAGGTGGCCCCTTTAATGCGCTGCTGGTTGATATCATGAAATACCCCGAATATATTTTTACCGATGCGACTATCGAAGATTATGATTTTAAGTTCGAGCGTTCAACCCGGGAAGATGGCAAATTGCTCTATGTGGTAGAATTTGATCAAAAGGAAAACATCATAGAGCCCATGTATAAAGGAAAACTTTATATAGACGCGGATAAAAAAGTGCTGCAAAGCGCGATTTACGAACTAA
Protein-coding regions in this window:
- a CDS encoding M23 family metallopeptidase, translating into MKLFQMGILLFLITCCSEKESVTQVQELDSNGGKLAAGCPDAQYDDWRSSEYVLPYRVGESYVVNLSHCAGSYHSVGQPDQFAIDFEMPIGTSIMAARDGRVVYVETSGRDGGFPNNVVVVRHNDTTFAQYMHLTQDGAFVRVGDTIQQGQEIALSGNTGLAGYPHLHFVVTQGDYNYPYISIPTTFKNTVSNERSLASWTRYTALSY
- the rluF gene encoding 23S rRNA pseudouridine(2604) synthase RluF, whose product is MSEPKQTRINKYLSEVGYCSRRAADKLIEQGRVMINGRVPEMGTKITDGDEVRVNGQLITEPKEKPVYLAFNKPIGIVCTTDSRVEKDNIIDFINYPKRIFPIGRLDKPSEGLIFLTNDGDIVNKILRARNQHEKEYIVTVDKPITQQFLQQMRNGIPILDTVTRKCEVEQLDVHEFKIILTQGLNRQIRRMCEYLHYNVTKLKRVRIMNVKLDVPVGKWRHLTDMEMEEINRLVAHSSKTFDG
- a CDS encoding glycoside hydrolase family 2 TIM barrel-domain containing protein, encoding MKKNGPLPDPTYNWLTEPSVFNIGQEPPSAFRHEGFATENILLLDGEWDFLWSENKKNLPKKFKERNFNTSAWGKIQVPANWECSGYGIPIYVNDRYPFKKNPPLVPDNNPTGVYKRKVKIPSAWAEKRIFLVVGAIKSAAYFWINGEFIGYNQDSKTEVIFDVTPYTDSEMEITIQAFRWCDGSYLECQDFWRLSGIEREVYLMARPQLYIEDHHTNALLENGYKDGNLTANITIRNTFKQDFSAEIQLSVRNQEGSEIAGRTIPLGVNAHTRETVVAYLILPDILPWSAEHPHLYKLHITLYRNSALLDSIENQVGFRTVEIIKNRLHLNGEPLILKGVNRHEHDPQTGHVITKESMVEDILLMKKYNINAVRNSHYPNHPEWYQLCDEYGLYVIDEANIESHGMGYEEESLAKDIHWQEAHLDRVKRMYHRSKNHCSIIIWSMGNEAGNGINFERTYAWLKDQDKTRPIQYEQSMEEANTDIVCPMYPTPEHIENYAENRGDRPYIMCEYSHAMGNSNGSLKEYWDLIRQYDCLQGGFIWDWMDQGLIAKKNGSPYWAFGGDFGPSDTPSDGNFCINGLLWPDRTPKPALEEVKKLYAPVQITCMNAQEGRLKVTNELLFTTLDHYILQWNISSEDGICTKGKTNISLSANDSILLRLPYDLSALNDKFDCYLNIVIFDTEVPTKILASEQFQVIQRIIKQVPDGNKGRSLNTYNNPYIELSDNLIKLQVDRKTGLLASMVGNNHEFLTAPVTPIFWRPPNDNDFGWKMPALCGYWRHAMKAARLVSVVGKLNSILVKFDLGHGDAELELTYRLVAPKRLGITTELQILRPLPLLPRFGLHFTLPASFSKLDWYGRGPFENYSDRKYAAHVNHYKAKVANQYVPYISNQENGAKQDCTWVRLQDTQQKQLTIRSDETFGYSALQYSPFQLNRTERDKGRYYELEKDENVHLCVDHVHMGVGGIDSWLSTPLDHYLLTAKRYSFHIFIEID
- a CDS encoding sodium:solute symporter, which translates into the protein MESTISNIDIGIVISYFLVVLFIGLWISRKTKTGEDLFLGGRTFGWGIIGLSLFASNISGSTIVGLAGAAYTTGISNSVYEWMSGIPLIVAALIFIPLYLRSQITTIPEFLQLRFDRRSQKFFSIITIFSTIMIETAGALYAGSLILQTFFPDLVMWQTSLVLAVVAGIYTAGGGLKAVVYTDAIQAIILIIGCGVISWILFGKLDYDWSKVLAAAPEGHFSVVRPMEDEGLPWPGLLMGVPFLGFWYWSTNQYIIQRVLGARDIQQARWGVILAGFLKVIPLFIMVFPGAMAISLYPDIANGDAVFPTLVTKVLPVGLVGLVLAGVISAIMSSVDSALNSSSTLLVIDFIKPIKKNLTEKDIVKYGRISTLIFMVIAALWAPQIQNFTGLWDYLQQMFSIIVPPIAVIFLVGVFFKRGNGDGAFWTLVIGTLAGIALFVLEQFDLWHLHYTMNVGLMILLSTVIFVAVSLLTTAPDAEKIKLLTYRRELLMDGFQNVPWYKNYLYQIVVLVIIITYILIWLW
- a CDS encoding helix-turn-helix domain-containing protein; this translates as MNWVIVLFLFFVFLGVLLSILFLLKRKGNKFANRILALYTFLFAFEMLNNCLRWSQWLYTREFIHLDLTHFPLWTIYGPLLFIYVRNVLKGTHFRITDLLFLIPPFGIIALVSPFYLLDTTTKVEVVTAGRTWDYAIFPSYAIWLVIALMFFYALLTYFTFGQHRRLGFRENRWLKWFVASYSGFAFAFALYIFLVRFQLMDASYDYLVDIAIVFFIGMLAFFGFVQPEVFEGKSIEKILPFVKYRKTGLSDALSLEMKHKLIRIMETEKPYLNHELRLDDLSRLMNLSRNHTSQIVNEHFNLSFFDFINKYRVKDAKNLLMNNELNKLTTTQIAYDVGFNNRASFYKAFKKFTEYNPSAYLEQATGS
- a CDS encoding carboxypeptidase-like regulatory domain-containing protein — encoded protein: MKTKQIYHRLKSVYAAGLFAILLLGGTQVALGFQEQQQETTLKQYKGEVLDADTKRPLVFATLSLEGTNVSTVSNTEGEFALKIPKEITEGSVKVSFLGYKSKSIPLAQFSAEDNQIFMEVSVLKLTEVNLSIPKDARALVKETLKRKGENYFDDPTLMTAFYRETIKKRRKNVSLSEAVVNIYKTPYDSDRRDAMQLYKSRKSTDYSRMDTVALKLQGGPFNALLVDIMKYPEYIFTDATIEDYDFKFERSTREDGKLLYVVEFDQKENIIEPMYKGKLYIDADKKVLQSAIYELNITNKEIASKMFVRRKPRNANVYPTEVAYRIDYREKNGKWYYGYSNVLLEFKINWDKRLFNSVYSMTCEMAVTDWEKNLSGKLPKSKERMKSSIILSDEAVGFADPNFWGEYNIIEPEKSIESAIRKIQRQLRRAREDGGTSTP